The following coding sequences are from one bacterium window:
- a CDS encoding SDR family oxidoreductase produces MKDLFSIEGRVALVTGGSRGIGEMIAAGFLASGAKVYISSRKADICNDTAKRLADAYSGECISLPADLSNLSGIEEVSSALAERETQLDILVNNAGASWGAPIDEFPEVGWDKVMDTNVKAIFFLTQKLLPLLRSSANAEDPARVINVGSIDGIKTPIFDNFSYGPSKAAVHYLTRVLAAHLVKENILVNAIAPGPFPTWMLSTGVGFGGKVDDQDWDSVGRGNPRGRVGTMEDIAGIAIFLSSRAGAYTVGDTITCDGGSVVTS; encoded by the coding sequence GTGAAAGATCTGTTTTCGATCGAAGGAAGGGTCGCCCTCGTCACAGGTGGTTCGCGTGGTATTGGCGAGATGATCGCCGCCGGATTCCTGGCCAGCGGTGCGAAGGTCTACATCAGTTCGCGCAAGGCCGATATCTGCAACGACACTGCGAAGCGACTCGCAGATGCGTACTCCGGAGAGTGCATATCGCTTCCCGCAGATCTCTCGAACCTCAGCGGCATCGAGGAAGTTTCTTCTGCTCTCGCCGAGCGGGAAACCCAGCTCGATATTCTGGTCAACAACGCAGGCGCTTCCTGGGGCGCTCCGATCGACGAATTCCCCGAGGTGGGCTGGGACAAGGTCATGGATACGAACGTCAAGGCGATCTTCTTCCTTACCCAGAAGCTGCTTCCGTTGCTTCGAAGTTCTGCGAACGCGGAGGATCCCGCCCGGGTCATCAATGTGGGATCGATCGACGGGATCAAGACTCCCATTTTCGACAACTTCTCCTACGGACCTTCAAAGGCCGCTGTTCACTACCTGACGCGTGTGTTGGCCGCGCACCTCGTGAAGGAGAACATCCTGGTCAACGCGATCGCACCCGGTCCGTTTCCGACCTGGATGCTTTCCACCGGAGTCGGCTTTGGCGGCAAGGTAGACGATCAGGACTGGGACTCGGTGGGCCGCGGCAATCCGCGCGGACGCGTTGGAACGATGGAAGACATCGCCGGAATCGCCATCTTCCTTTCCTCCCGCGCGGGCGCCTATACGGTGGGAGATACTATCACTTGTGATGGCGGATCGGTCGTGACGTCCTGA
- a CDS encoding glycosyltransferase family 2 protein, translating into MAYVSVVIPVFNRAELTRQCLDSIQRIGASTPFEVIVVDNGSTDGTAEVLRNRPDWVRVSVNSTNQGFASACNQGAEMATGDQLLFLNNDTRALDDWLDPLVRVLESEPSAMIVGSRLLYEDGTIQHAGVVMSKTLRSPYHIYCGSSGNHPVVNRFREFRMVTGACMLVRRSAFEDAGGFDLGFRNGFEDVDLCLKIRAAGGRVFYEPKSCLYHYESQTPGRHSDEAANLALLLARWGGPEWADEDLCFFEDGMRCHTVLDDGKLAFRTIRIDTQEEHDRYAQVAQIQASLHLSGRGAVEEFLVDPDGWPLEPAPLEWAEQLCRSLGLEEAATRFQRKAEQAGSAPYGATSLPWVNRSQIRELRSRSFRLIEKREIPKTPFRPPAMSSRFLKTSTPVQSNRVHR; encoded by the coding sequence ATGGCCTACGTGTCCGTCGTGATTCCGGTATTCAACCGAGCCGAACTAACGCGCCAATGCCTCGATAGCATTCAGCGAATCGGGGCGAGCACGCCATTTGAAGTCATTGTCGTCGACAATGGCTCGACGGATGGTACTGCCGAAGTTCTGCGCAATCGTCCCGACTGGGTCCGCGTGTCTGTCAATTCGACGAATCAGGGCTTTGCGAGCGCCTGCAATCAAGGGGCGGAGATGGCAACCGGTGACCAACTCCTGTTTCTGAACAACGACACGCGGGCGTTGGACGACTGGCTCGATCCGCTCGTACGCGTCCTGGAATCCGAGCCCAGTGCGATGATCGTTGGGAGTCGTCTACTTTACGAAGATGGCACGATCCAGCATGCGGGTGTCGTGATGAGCAAGACTCTCCGCTCTCCGTATCACATCTACTGTGGCTCTTCCGGGAATCACCCCGTTGTCAATCGTTTCCGGGAGTTTCGCATGGTCACCGGCGCGTGCATGCTCGTGCGAAGGAGTGCCTTCGAGGATGCAGGTGGCTTTGACCTCGGATTCCGAAACGGCTTCGAGGATGTCGATCTCTGTCTCAAGATTCGCGCAGCCGGCGGTCGTGTGTTCTACGAACCCAAGAGCTGCCTCTATCACTATGAGAGCCAGACTCCGGGCCGGCACTCCGACGAAGCGGCAAACCTGGCTCTGCTTCTGGCTCGTTGGGGCGGTCCCGAATGGGCCGATGAGGATTTGTGTTTCTTCGAAGACGGAATGCGCTGCCATACGGTGCTGGACGACGGCAAGCTCGCTTTTCGAACGATTCGGATCGACACGCAAGAGGAGCACGACCGCTACGCTCAAGTGGCGCAAATCCAGGCGAGCTTGCATCTCTCCGGACGCGGAGCCGTCGAGGAATTTCTGGTGGACCCTGACGGTTGGCCACTGGAACCGGCGCCACTGGAGTGGGCCGAGCAACTCTGCAGAAGTCTGGGGCTCGAGGAGGCAGCAACCCGGTTCCAGCGCAAGGCCGAGCAGGCGGGTAGTGCTCCATACGGAGCGACGAGTCTGCCCTGGGTAAACCGGAGCCAGATCCGCGAACTCAGGTCACGTTCTTTCAGGCTGATCGAGAAGCGAGAGATTCCGAAGACCCCTTTCCGTCCCCCTGCGATGTCCTCGCGATTTCTGAAGACTTCCACTCCCGTGCAGTCCAATCGAGTTCATCGCTGA
- a CDS encoding glycyl-radical enzyme activating protein, whose product MSFTAPIFDIQRFSLHDGPGIRSLVFLKGCPLHCSWCQNPESQNRAAVIAFYRDRCAEHFECEAACEEGAIQRDGFRIDQQKCTLCGSCVEACPSGALRLIGEQHTPDQLMEKLRADFPYFARSGGGVTFTGGEPTLYPSFIERVLDLCSTESIHTNIETAGLFSLERWKSILPKFDLIYFDLKLLDPEQHAHHLGPGFETVHANAIALSEIKLPIEFRMPVIPGITDTEDNIDAVARLLQQMGKPSIHLLAYHNMGEAKIDIIEGSQPRLGLARLSDERLAEVQNSFRERGIEVLGNDG is encoded by the coding sequence ATGAGCTTCACGGCTCCGATCTTCGACATCCAGCGATTCAGCCTCCACGACGGTCCGGGCATCCGTTCCCTCGTCTTCCTGAAAGGCTGCCCGCTGCACTGCTCCTGGTGCCAGAATCCGGAATCGCAGAACCGCGCGGCGGTCATAGCCTTCTATCGAGACCGTTGCGCCGAGCACTTCGAATGCGAGGCCGCGTGCGAGGAAGGTGCGATCCAGCGCGATGGTTTCCGAATCGATCAGCAGAAGTGCACGCTCTGCGGGAGTTGCGTCGAGGCCTGTCCGAGCGGCGCGCTGCGACTGATCGGAGAGCAACACACTCCCGACCAGTTGATGGAGAAGCTGCGAGCCGATTTTCCCTATTTCGCAAGATCAGGGGGCGGAGTCACCTTCACGGGAGGCGAGCCGACGCTCTACCCGAGCTTCATCGAACGCGTACTCGACCTCTGCAGCACGGAATCGATCCACACGAACATCGAAACTGCAGGCCTGTTCTCGTTGGAGAGGTGGAAATCCATTCTCCCAAAGTTCGATCTGATCTACTTCGACCTGAAGCTCCTGGATCCGGAACAACACGCGCACCATCTCGGCCCGGGATTCGAAACGGTTCATGCCAATGCCATCGCACTATCGGAAATAAAACTCCCGATCGAGTTTCGAATGCCGGTGATTCCAGGAATCACAGACACCGAGGACAATATCGACGCCGTGGCTCGACTGCTTCAGCAGATGGGGAAGCCGAGCATCCACTTGCTCGCGTATCACAACATGGGCGAGGCAAAGATCGACATCATCGAAGGTTCCCAGCCACGGCTCGGGCTCGCCCGGCTCTCGGATGAGCGCCTGGCCGAAGTGCAGAACAGCTTTCGCGAAAGAGGAATCGAAGTCCTCGGGAACGACGGCTAG